A section of the Octopus bimaculoides isolate UCB-OBI-ISO-001 chromosome 17, ASM119413v2, whole genome shotgun sequence genome encodes:
- the LOC106882101 gene encoding uncharacterized protein LOC106882101 has protein sequence MFKSFGLTSVLEYILQYVEGKKEELENRSVENKKLFKKPYLSHEGEYEVKRYETTADKNVMDKNQTNNALALPDQADVCSLTKEQLAEIELIDQVLKKADITWKKHKPISQSIKDNESLSKEWKQILDSEKILTDTTKVDSNTEDSPKNSDIGVISEAALIRVLKGVNIPKAKPVSHRIPQKAASRKNPQIVVKEKQVLNTKPSSVSKALVKKGSKSKKIEKDHSTKILDKSEKNCQNSQTDLIPCSKEQVTVSSKDQTSRGDDDHPTVRSCFTVPTNIKSLWKQKYSLRQNIRKLSQNSSPADSFCTLLETEMESSFPCGKLQVQLLSKQYDDLNKLLQTLDHVCVSNISSPKDILRMKVYIKHIIVKTLELNQQTEKLLEEAQYSQQAQGNICAKMQHKSFISKSEIPFEVWLPPYLYQSSEENWKKLSLDLCYSSVTELNKYWQLSHQLQLKILSAHLLELFANSLMSLLTSSDIPRSDRMIIFRILQGILWHNGEQFPTLLKPRGSTS, from the exons ATGTTCAAGTCTTTCGG ATTGACTTCAGTTCTTGAATACATTTTACAGTATGTTGAAGGTAAAAAAGAAGAATTGGAGAATAGGTCTGTTgaaaacaagaaattatttaAGAAACC GTATCTAAGCCATGAAGGAGAATATGAGGTGAAGAGATATGAAACTACTGCTGATAAAAATGTTATggataaaaaccaaacaaacaatgCTTTAGCACTCCCTGACCAAg cTGATGTCTGTTCTTTGACTAAAGAACAGTTGGCTGAAATTGAGCTAATTGACCAGGTGCTGAAGAAGGCTGATATAACATGGAAAAAG CATAAACCAATTTCTCAAAGCATAAAAGACAATGAATCTCTTTCTAAAGAATGGAAACAAATTCTTGACTCAGAAAAGATACTGACTGATACGACAAAAGTCGATTCCAATACTGAAGACAGCCCGAAGAATTCAGATATTGGAGTAATCTCTGAAGCTGCTTTGATTCGAGTTCTCAAAGGAGTGAATATTCCAAAAGCCAAACCAGTGTCTCATAGAATTCCACAAAAGGCGGCTTCCAGAAAGAATCCCCAAATAGTggtgaaagaaaaacaagtatTAAACACGAAACCCTCTTCAGTGTCAAAGGCATTGGTGAAGAAAGGTAGCAAGTCTAAAAAGATTGAGAAAGACCATTCAACAAAGATCTTAgataaatctgaaaaaaattgtcaaaattctCAGACTGATTTGATTCCTTGTTCCAAAGAACAGGTCACGGTTTCTTCAAAAGATCAAACAAGCAGAGGTGATGATGACCATCCCACAGTCAG GTCCTGTTTTACAGTCCCGACAAATATCAAATCCCTttggaaacaaaaatattctttaaggCAGAATATTCGGAAGCTGTCACAGAATTCCTCTCCTGCTGATTCCTTCTGCACTCTTCTGGAAACGgag ATGGAGTCCTCTTTCCCATGTGGCAAGCTTCAAGTTCAGTTACTTTCAAAACAGTATGATGACCTCAATAAACTACTGCAGACTCTGGACCATGTTTGTGTTTCCA ATATCTCTAGTCCTAAAGATATTTTGCGCATGAAGGTGTATATTAAACACATAATTGTGAAAACACTGGAGCTTAATCAACAGACAGAAAAACTTCTCGAAGAAG CTCAGTATTCTCAGCAAGCTCAAGGTAATATATGTGCCAAGATGCAACACAAATCATTTATTTCCAAATCAGAAATTCCTTTTGAGGTTTGGCTTCCACCTTATCTTTACCAAT cATCTGAAGAAAATTGGAAGAAACTGTCTCTGGATCTCTGCTATTCAAGCGTCACAGAACTGAACAAGTATTGGCAACTGAGCCATCAGCTACAGCTAAAAATATTGTCCGCTCATCTTTTGGAGTTGTTTGCTAATAGCTTGATGTCTCTCCTGACATCATCTGACATACCAAGAAG tgaCAGAATGATTATCTTCCGAATACTTCAAGGTATTTTGTGGCACAATGGAGAGCAGTTTCCCACATTACTTAAACCCAGAGGTTCCACTAGTTAA